Proteins found in one Arthrobacter sp. U41 genomic segment:
- a CDS encoding aromatic ring-hydroxylating oxygenase subunit alpha — MSAPVNVPLNSRGKLASSLPAEQLAEITELFDFRRPGYSLDAPFYTDPTIFNIDMQAIFGRHWIFAASIAELPEPGDYVTVDYGPYSLIVLRNDDGGVNVLHNVCRHRGARVLTEPAGTTGNLVCGYHSWTYSPNGDLIHASAPGETKFDKGCFGLKRAHSRVFAGLIFVCIADEPPTDFDETGKIFEPYLAPHDLSRTKIAYQQNIIEEGNWKLVMENNRECYHCDGHPELACSLFPTWGLTEGLIPPHLEEVWDRNKEAQSSLEDRCRRYGLPYEVVEELDTRVAGIRISRDSLDGDGESFSPDGHRLSKKLLGDLRDFRLGRCSMHLQPNSWFHFLGDHVITFAVFPVNEHQTLVRTTWLVADDAEEGVDYDLEKLTHTWKQTNLQDKAFVELCQKGASSPAYEPGPYMKSEYQVEAFINWYVQRVQEHLA, encoded by the coding sequence ATGTCTGCTCCAGTGAACGTGCCGCTCAATTCACGCGGAAAACTCGCTTCATCATTGCCTGCCGAGCAGCTGGCGGAAATCACCGAGTTGTTCGATTTCCGGCGCCCGGGATATTCCCTCGATGCCCCCTTCTACACCGATCCGACGATTTTCAACATCGACATGCAGGCCATTTTTGGCCGGCACTGGATCTTCGCCGCCAGCATCGCCGAGCTCCCGGAGCCGGGCGACTACGTCACCGTCGACTACGGGCCCTACTCCTTGATCGTGCTGCGCAACGATGACGGCGGCGTGAACGTCCTGCACAACGTGTGCCGCCACCGCGGCGCCCGCGTCCTGACCGAACCCGCGGGGACAACGGGAAACCTGGTATGCGGCTATCACTCCTGGACTTACTCCCCCAACGGCGATTTGATCCATGCCTCGGCACCGGGGGAAACGAAGTTCGACAAGGGCTGCTTCGGCCTCAAGCGCGCCCACAGCCGCGTGTTCGCCGGACTCATCTTCGTCTGCATTGCGGACGAACCGCCGACGGATTTCGACGAAACCGGAAAGATCTTCGAGCCTTACCTCGCGCCCCACGATCTGTCGAGGACGAAAATCGCCTACCAGCAGAACATCATCGAGGAGGGCAACTGGAAGCTCGTCATGGAGAACAACCGTGAGTGCTACCACTGCGACGGCCACCCGGAACTCGCCTGTTCCCTCTTTCCCACCTGGGGCCTGACGGAGGGCCTGATCCCGCCCCATCTCGAGGAGGTGTGGGACCGCAACAAGGAAGCACAGTCCTCGCTCGAGGACCGTTGCCGCCGCTATGGCCTTCCCTATGAGGTCGTCGAGGAGCTCGACACCCGTGTAGCGGGAATCCGCATCTCACGAGACTCGCTCGACGGTGACGGCGAATCGTTCTCGCCCGATGGGCACAGGCTCTCCAAGAAGCTGCTCGGCGACTTGCGGGACTTCCGCCTTGGCCGCTGCTCGATGCATCTGCAGCCCAACAGCTGGTTCCATTTCCTCGGGGACCACGTCATCACGTTCGCCGTCTTCCCCGTGAACGAACACCAGACACTGGTACGCACCACCTGGCTGGTGGCTGACGACGCCGAGGAAGGCGTCGACTACGACCTGGAGAAACTCACCCACACCTGGAAGCAGACCAATCTGCAGGACAAGGCGTTCGTGGAGCTGTGCCAGAAGGGCGCCAGCAGCCCCGCTTACGAGCCCGGCCCGTACATGAAGAGCGAATACCAGGTCGAGGCGTTCATCAACTGGTATGTGC